One window of the Burkholderia ubonensis subsp. mesacidophila genome contains the following:
- a CDS encoding MFS transporter, with product MPNQTSSRDLPIDLARAARRTAVRYWILAMLFVVTTLNYADRATLSITGTPIRQAFGIDPVTMGYIFSAFSWAYVLAQLPSGWLLDRFGARRVYAGSIFLWSAFTLLQSTIGLGGSAAFAVAALFAMRFAVGVAEAPAFPANAKVVASWFPTAERGTASAIFNSAQYFAAVVFSPLMAWLTHAYGWHHVYLWLGLAGIALAFLWLRVVKDPADHPAVNRAELEHIEQGGGLVRTTGGPTRARGQDAPSEGSRVAGWYYVRQLLSNRMLIGIYLGQYCVNVLTYFFLTWFPIYLVQARGMSLLKAGFMTSLPAICGFLGGVLGGMLSDALIRRGVSLTLARKIPIVAGMLLSMVIIGCNYVDSEALVIVLMALSFLGKGIGSLGWAVVADTAPKEAIGLSGSLFNMFGNTAGIVAPIAIGYLVGASGSFNGALVFVGLNALVTVLSYLVIVKDIRRVELRHRAA from the coding sequence GTGCCTAATCAGACCTCCTCCCGCGATCTCCCGATCGACCTGGCCCGGGCCGCGCGCCGCACCGCCGTGCGCTACTGGATCCTCGCGATGCTGTTCGTCGTCACGACGCTCAACTACGCGGACCGCGCGACGCTGTCGATCACCGGCACGCCGATCCGCCAGGCGTTCGGCATCGACCCGGTGACGATGGGCTACATCTTCTCCGCGTTCAGCTGGGCCTACGTGCTCGCGCAACTGCCGAGCGGCTGGCTGCTCGACCGCTTCGGCGCGCGGCGCGTCTATGCGGGCAGCATCTTCCTGTGGTCGGCGTTCACGCTGCTGCAGAGCACGATCGGGCTCGGCGGCAGCGCCGCGTTCGCGGTCGCCGCGCTGTTCGCGATGCGCTTCGCGGTCGGCGTCGCCGAGGCGCCCGCGTTCCCCGCGAACGCGAAGGTCGTCGCGAGCTGGTTCCCGACCGCCGAGCGCGGCACCGCGTCGGCGATCTTCAACTCCGCGCAGTACTTCGCGGCGGTCGTGTTCTCGCCGCTGATGGCGTGGCTCACGCACGCCTACGGCTGGCATCACGTGTACCTGTGGCTCGGCCTCGCCGGCATCGCGCTCGCGTTCCTGTGGCTGCGCGTCGTGAAGGACCCGGCCGATCATCCGGCGGTGAACCGCGCGGAACTCGAGCACATCGAACAAGGCGGCGGCCTCGTGCGCACGACGGGCGGGCCGACCCGTGCGCGCGGCCAGGACGCGCCGTCCGAAGGCAGCAGGGTCGCGGGCTGGTACTACGTGCGCCAGCTGCTGTCGAACCGGATGCTGATCGGCATCTATCTCGGCCAGTACTGCGTGAACGTGCTCACGTACTTCTTCCTGACGTGGTTCCCGATCTATCTCGTGCAGGCGCGCGGGATGTCGCTGCTGAAGGCCGGCTTCATGACGTCGCTGCCCGCGATCTGCGGGTTCCTCGGCGGCGTGCTGGGCGGGATGCTGTCGGACGCGCTGATCCGGCGCGGCGTGTCGCTGACGCTTGCGCGCAAGATCCCGATCGTCGCCGGCATGCTGCTGTCGATGGTGATCATCGGCTGCAACTACGTCGACAGCGAAGCGCTCGTGATCGTGCTGATGGCGTTGTCGTTCCTCGGCAAGGGGATCGGCTCGCTCGGCTGGGCGGTCGTCGCGGATACGGCGCCGAAGGAAGCGATCGGCCTGTCGGGCAGCCTCTTCAACATGTTCGGCAACACGGCGGGGATCGTCGCGCCGATCGCGATCGGCTACCTGGTCGGCGCGAGCGGCTCGTTCAACGGCGCGCTGGTGTTCGTCGGGCTCAACGCGCTCGTCACCGTGCTGAGCTACCTCGTGATCGTGAAGGACATCCGGCGGGTCGAATTGCGGCATCGCGCCGCGTGA
- a CDS encoding aldehyde dehydrogenase (NADP(+)), which produces MQLTGEMLIGADAVYGSAGTLHAFDPTRGAPIDAPAFGVGGLADVERACELARDAFDAYRAQPLAARAALLDAIADEIVALGDALIERAHAETGLPVARLQGERGRTVGQLRLFARVVRDGRFLAASIDPAQPARTPLPRADLRLQKIPLGPVAVFGASNFPLAFSVAGGDTASALAAGCPVIVKAHEAHLGTSELVGRAIRAAVAKCGMPAGVFSLLVGPGRVIGAALVSHPAIRAVGFTGSRQGGVALTQLANARPQPIPVYAEMSSINPVLLFPAALAARGDAIATGFVDSLTLGVGQFCTNPGLVLALDGPDLDRFEATAAQALAAKPAGVMLTRGIADAYRAGRGQLAELPGVRPLGAGGAAQGACDVSGALFEVSAHAFLAEPAFSHEVFGPSSLIVRCRDVDELARVLEALEGQLTATLQMDAGDRPLARRLLPVLERKAGRLLVNGFPTGVEVCDAMVHGGPFPATSNPAVTSVGATAIERFLRPVCYQDFPDDLLPEGLREANPLGIPRLRDGNAE; this is translated from the coding sequence ATGCAACTGACAGGTGAGATGCTGATCGGCGCCGATGCGGTCTACGGCTCGGCCGGAACCTTGCACGCGTTCGACCCGACGCGGGGCGCGCCGATCGACGCGCCGGCGTTCGGCGTCGGCGGGCTGGCCGACGTCGAGCGCGCGTGCGAGCTCGCGCGCGACGCGTTCGACGCGTATCGCGCGCAGCCGCTCGCGGCGCGCGCCGCGTTGCTCGACGCGATCGCGGACGAGATCGTCGCGCTCGGCGACGCGCTGATCGAGCGCGCGCACGCCGAAACCGGCCTGCCGGTTGCGCGCCTGCAAGGCGAGCGCGGCCGCACGGTCGGCCAGCTGCGCCTGTTCGCGCGGGTCGTGCGCGACGGCCGCTTCCTCGCCGCGTCGATCGATCCGGCCCAGCCCGCGCGCACGCCGCTGCCGCGCGCCGACCTGCGGCTGCAGAAGATCCCGCTCGGGCCGGTCGCGGTGTTCGGCGCGAGCAACTTCCCGCTCGCGTTCTCGGTCGCCGGCGGCGACACCGCGTCGGCGCTCGCGGCCGGCTGCCCGGTGATCGTGAAGGCGCACGAGGCGCATCTCGGCACGTCCGAGCTGGTCGGCCGCGCGATCCGCGCGGCGGTCGCGAAGTGCGGGATGCCGGCCGGCGTGTTCTCGCTGCTGGTCGGGCCGGGCCGTGTGATCGGCGCGGCGCTCGTCAGCCATCCGGCGATCCGGGCGGTCGGCTTCACCGGTTCGCGGCAGGGCGGCGTCGCGCTGACGCAGCTGGCGAACGCGCGCCCGCAGCCGATTCCGGTCTATGCGGAAATGAGCAGCATCAACCCGGTGCTGCTGTTCCCGGCCGCGCTGGCCGCGCGCGGCGACGCGATCGCGACCGGCTTCGTCGATTCGCTGACGCTCGGCGTCGGCCAGTTCTGCACGAACCCGGGGCTCGTGCTCGCGCTCGACGGTCCGGATCTCGACCGTTTCGAAGCGACCGCCGCGCAGGCGCTCGCGGCGAAGCCGGCGGGCGTGATGCTGACGCGCGGCATCGCCGATGCGTACCGCGCCGGCCGCGGCCAGCTCGCCGAGCTCCCGGGCGTGCGCCCGCTCGGCGCGGGCGGGGCGGCGCAGGGTGCGTGCGACGTGAGCGGCGCGCTGTTCGAGGTGTCCGCGCACGCGTTTCTCGCCGAGCCGGCGTTCAGCCACGAGGTGTTCGGGCCGTCGTCGCTGATCGTGCGCTGCCGCGACGTCGACGAACTGGCGCGCGTGCTCGAGGCGCTCGAAGGCCAGCTGACGGCCACGCTGCAGATGGATGCCGGCGACCGGCCGCTTGCGCGCCGCCTGCTGCCGGTCCTGGAGCGCAAGGCGGGGCGTCTGCTCGTCAACGGGTTCCCGACCGGCGTCGAGGTGTGCGATGCGATGGTGCACGGCGGGCCGTTCCCGGCGACGTCGAACCCGGCGGTGACGTCGGTCGGCGCGACCGCGATCGAGCGCTTCCTGCGGCCGGTGTGCTACCAGGACTTCCCGGACGACCTGCTGCCGGAAGGGCTGCGGGAAGCGAATCCGCTCGGGATTCCGCGTCTGCGCGAC